A window from Streptomyces sp. NBC_00299 encodes these proteins:
- a CDS encoding alpha-galactosidase: MLEISDNGRTWLLSGPTSSYAVHLTDAEELLHLHWGPRIALADAEALAVRPLPEYWPFESPLDGREEYPVEGGPRFVRPALSVRTDERRGTEWGFERYETEGDELRLRFRDGGLDVTLHYRMRADVVERWVTLDNQGPVLELLRADSAAWTLPDREDWRLSQLHGRWGAESRLAQGPLTYGEKVIGSRRGHTGHQHLPWVALDTDATEERGEVYGCALGWSGSWRITVAQLPDARVQITGGAGYDDSGLLRLAAGESFTTPVFAGLWSDGGFGGASRAWHAYQRAFVIPHADQDRPVLFNSWEATEFDISEEQQSLLARRAAAIGVELFVVDDGWFGKRTSDRAGLGDWTPNPDRFPSGLKPLAEYVHALGMQFGIWVEPEMVNPDSELYRAHPEWVQHQTGRKRTELRNQLVLNLARDDVQDYLWEQLDGLLSSAPIDYVKWDFNRCFTDAGWPGEAYPQRLWVDHVRALYGLLDRLRAAHPGVAFESCSGGGGRIDLGVLSRTDQVWTSDNTDPLDRLAIQHGFSQIHPARAMAAWVTDSPNAMLNHRAASLRFRFVSAMAGVLGVGGDLTRWTEEELAEAREWVTLYKEIRPLVQRGDLYRLRPPKGGLSAVQYVLGDETVVLAWLQAQSYGEPAPALRLRALDPTASYECLETGEVHRGAVLVHHGLRTGLRGDLDATVIRLRRI; the protein is encoded by the coding sequence ATGCTGGAGATCTCCGACAACGGCCGTACGTGGCTCCTCTCCGGGCCGACCAGCAGTTACGCCGTCCATCTGACGGACGCCGAGGAGCTCCTGCACCTCCACTGGGGGCCACGCATCGCCCTCGCCGACGCCGAGGCCCTCGCTGTGCGCCCGCTGCCGGAGTACTGGCCATTCGAGTCCCCGCTCGACGGCCGCGAGGAGTACCCGGTTGAGGGCGGCCCCCGCTTCGTACGGCCCGCCCTGTCCGTGCGCACCGACGAGCGGCGTGGCACCGAGTGGGGTTTCGAGCGGTACGAGACCGAGGGCGACGAGCTGCGGTTGCGCTTTCGTGACGGCGGGCTGGACGTCACTCTGCACTACCGGATGCGCGCAGACGTCGTGGAGCGCTGGGTCACCCTGGACAACCAGGGGCCCGTCCTGGAGCTGCTGCGCGCCGACTCGGCCGCCTGGACGCTGCCCGACCGGGAGGACTGGCGGTTGTCCCAGCTGCACGGCCGCTGGGGTGCCGAGTCCCGGCTTGCGCAGGGTCCCCTCACCTACGGTGAGAAGGTCATCGGCAGCCGCCGCGGACACACCGGGCACCAGCATCTGCCCTGGGTCGCGCTCGACACGGACGCCACCGAGGAGCGCGGCGAGGTCTACGGCTGCGCTCTCGGCTGGTCGGGATCCTGGCGCATCACCGTGGCACAACTCCCCGACGCGCGCGTGCAGATCACCGGCGGTGCCGGATACGACGACTCCGGCTTGCTGCGCCTCGCGGCGGGGGAGTCCTTCACGACGCCCGTCTTCGCCGGCCTGTGGAGCGACGGCGGCTTCGGCGGGGCCAGCCGCGCCTGGCACGCGTACCAGCGCGCGTTCGTGATCCCGCACGCGGACCAGGACCGGCCGGTGCTGTTCAACTCCTGGGAAGCGACGGAGTTCGACATCTCCGAGGAGCAGCAGAGCCTGCTCGCGCGGCGGGCCGCGGCCATCGGCGTCGAGCTGTTCGTAGTCGACGACGGCTGGTTCGGGAAGCGCACCAGCGACCGCGCCGGGCTCGGCGACTGGACCCCCAACCCCGACCGCTTCCCGTCCGGGCTCAAGCCGCTCGCCGAGTATGTGCACGCACTCGGCATGCAGTTCGGCATCTGGGTCGAACCAGAAATGGTCAATCCGGACAGTGAGTTGTATCGCGCCCATCCCGAATGGGTTCAGCATCAAACGGGACGAAAGCGGACGGAACTCCGTAATCAACTCGTACTGAATCTCGCGCGCGACGACGTCCAGGATTACCTCTGGGAACAGCTCGACGGGCTCCTCTCCAGTGCCCCGATCGACTATGTGAAGTGGGACTTCAACCGCTGCTTCACCGACGCCGGCTGGCCCGGTGAGGCATACCCGCAGCGCCTGTGGGTCGACCATGTGCGCGCCTTGTACGGCCTGCTGGACCGGCTGCGCGCCGCTCACCCCGGCGTCGCCTTCGAGTCCTGCTCGGGTGGCGGCGGACGGATCGACCTGGGCGTGCTCAGCCGTACCGACCAGGTGTGGACCTCGGACAACACCGACCCTCTGGACCGGCTCGCGATCCAGCACGGCTTCAGTCAGATCCACCCGGCGAGGGCCATGGCCGCCTGGGTGACCGACAGCCCGAACGCCATGCTCAACCACCGGGCCGCCTCCCTGCGCTTCCGGTTCGTGAGCGCCATGGCCGGCGTGCTCGGGGTGGGCGGCGACCTCACCCGGTGGACCGAGGAGGAGCTCGCCGAGGCGCGGGAGTGGGTGACGCTCTACAAGGAGATCCGGCCCCTGGTGCAGCGCGGCGACCTGTATCGGCTGCGGCCTCCGAAGGGCGGGCTGAGTGCGGTGCAGTACGTGCTAGGTGACGAGACGGTCGTCCTGGCCTGGCTCCAGGCCCAGAGCTACGGCGAACCCGCCCCGGCGCTGCGGCTGCGCGCCCTCGACCCGACAGCATCGTACGAATGCCTTGAAACGGGCGAAGTTCACCGAGGGGCTGTATTGGTGCATCACGGACTTCGCACCGGCTTGCGGGGCGACCTTGATGCGACGGTTATCCGACTGCGTCGTATCTAG
- a CDS encoding tyrosine-protein phosphatase produces MTQQIPSTEPELAGVRNFRDVGGLPTVDGRRVRHGVLFRSGHLAHATEDDAAFLDTLGLHTIFDFRNAADQKLEGADVELRGVRNVNLPLSDPADGAEFWKMVRDGNLDQLREILADGKGADRMIASYRMIIKERTAEHSQVLHALAEDSVPALMHCAAGKDRAGLSIAVTLLALGVEREAIVADYLESNAKHRRYKVRRSGSDAAAYSPEVMELLSPLFDARAEYLTAAFETIDEVWGGVDTYLEQGLGLTPETRERLRERLLD; encoded by the coding sequence GTGACGCAGCAGATCCCGTCGACCGAGCCCGAGCTGGCCGGAGTTCGCAACTTTCGCGATGTGGGCGGACTGCCGACGGTGGACGGACGGCGGGTGCGACACGGGGTCCTGTTCCGCAGCGGCCACCTCGCGCACGCGACCGAGGACGACGCGGCCTTCCTCGACACCCTGGGGCTGCACACGATCTTCGACTTCCGCAACGCGGCCGACCAGAAGCTGGAAGGCGCCGATGTGGAGCTGCGGGGCGTACGCAATGTGAACCTGCCGCTGTCGGACCCCGCGGACGGCGCCGAATTCTGGAAGATGGTCCGGGACGGCAACCTGGACCAGCTCCGCGAGATCCTGGCCGACGGCAAGGGCGCCGACCGGATGATCGCCTCCTACCGCATGATCATCAAGGAGCGCACCGCCGAGCACTCCCAGGTGCTGCACGCACTCGCTGAGGACAGTGTCCCCGCCCTGATGCACTGCGCGGCCGGCAAGGACCGCGCCGGCCTGTCCATCGCCGTGACGCTGCTCGCCCTCGGCGTCGAGCGCGAGGCGATCGTCGCCGACTATCTGGAGTCCAACGCCAAGCACCGCCGCTACAAGGTGCGCCGCAGCGGCAGCGACGCCGCGGCCTACTCGCCGGAGGTCATGGAGCTGCTCAGCCCACTGTTCGACGCGCGGGCCGAGTATCTGACGGCGGCCTTCGAGACGATCGACGAGGTGTGGGGCGGCGTCGACACCTACCTGGAGCAGGGCCTCGGGCTCACCCCGGAGACCCGGGAGCGGCTGCGGGAGCGTCTGCTCGACTGA
- a CDS encoding DUF6126 family protein, whose protein sequence is MSDMEEKFPRALWVRLIIYIAVGHVFAAFIYLLFEMGARQ, encoded by the coding sequence ATGAGCGACATGGAGGAGAAGTTCCCGCGAGCCCTGTGGGTGCGGCTCATCATCTACATCGCGGTGGGGCACGTCTTCGCGGCGTTCATCTACCTGCTCTTCGAGATGGGCGCGCGGCAGTAG
- a CDS encoding helix-turn-helix domain-containing protein: MSSPETEPQPEPDPGAGAEADATGLVDALPAVAPQLRALRRRASLTLEAASRSAGLSPAHLSRLETGQRQPSLPMLLALARIYGTTVSELLGETVADRDAVVRAADMEPTAAGGWTYWQAGASGRGMQALRVHVPYGSQGDIVRVHPGEEWLHVLKGRLRLRLGDATHRLAPGDSAHFDSLTPHRIAALDQDGVELLFVHTLLQSPTATLCLGPTPGEMP; encoded by the coding sequence ATGAGCTCTCCCGAGACCGAGCCACAGCCAGAGCCCGACCCCGGGGCCGGCGCCGAGGCTGATGCGACCGGGCTGGTCGATGCCCTGCCGGCCGTCGCGCCCCAGCTCCGCGCGCTGCGCCGCCGTGCCTCCCTCACACTGGAGGCCGCGTCCCGCTCGGCCGGCCTGTCGCCCGCGCACCTGTCCCGCCTGGAGACCGGGCAGCGTCAGCCCTCGCTGCCGATGCTGCTCGCGCTCGCACGCATCTACGGTACGACCGTCTCCGAGCTGCTCGGCGAGACGGTCGCCGACCGGGACGCCGTGGTGCGTGCCGCCGACATGGAGCCGACCGCGGCCGGCGGCTGGACGTACTGGCAGGCGGGCGCGTCAGGGCGTGGGATGCAGGCCCTGCGCGTCCACGTGCCGTACGGCTCGCAGGGCGACATCGTGCGCGTGCATCCCGGCGAGGAGTGGCTGCACGTCCTCAAGGGGCGGCTGCGGCTGCGCCTCGGGGACGCCACGCACCGGCTCGCGCCCGGCGACAGCGCGCACTTCGACTCGCTCACCCCGCACCGGATCGCCGCCCTCGACCAGGACGGGGTCGAGCTCCTGTTCGTCCACACCCTGCTGCAGAGCCCCACGGCCACGCTGTGCCTGGGCCCCACCCCTGGAGAGATGCCATGA
- a CDS encoding aspartate aminotransferase family protein produces the protein MTTEFDLGHLLAERGAERYELHSKYLNHQLPRMLHTIGFDKVYERAEGAYFWDADGDDHLDMLAGFGVMGLGRHHPVVRKALHDVLDAQLADLTRFDCQPLPGLLAEKLLAHSPHLDRVFFGNSGTEAVETALKFARFVTGKPRILYCDHAFHGLTTGSLSVNGESGFRDGFAPLLPDTAVPLGDLDALARELKKGDVAALIVEPIQGKGVHEAPPGYLRAAQELLHQHKALLIADEVQTGLGRTGDFYAYQHEDGVEPDLVCVAKALSGGYVPVGATLGKDWIFKKVYSSMDRVLVHSASFGSNAQAMAAGLAVLSVIEDEQIVANARATGEQLRSRLAALTDKYELLADVRGRGLMIGIEFGRPDSLKLRSRWTMLQAARKGLFAQMVVVPLLRRHRILTQVSGDHLEVIKLIPPLIIGEREVDRFVDAFTDVMDDAHSGGGLMWDFGKTLIKQAVANR, from the coding sequence ATGACCACGGAGTTCGACCTTGGCCACCTCCTCGCCGAGCGCGGAGCCGAGCGCTACGAGCTGCACTCCAAGTACCTCAACCACCAGCTCCCGCGCATGCTGCACACCATCGGCTTCGACAAGGTGTACGAGCGGGCCGAGGGCGCGTACTTCTGGGACGCGGACGGCGACGACCACCTGGACATGCTCGCCGGGTTCGGGGTGATGGGCCTGGGGCGCCACCACCCCGTCGTCCGCAAGGCGCTGCACGACGTCCTCGACGCCCAGCTCGCCGACCTGACCCGGTTCGACTGCCAGCCGCTGCCCGGGCTGCTGGCCGAGAAGCTGCTCGCACACAGCCCGCATCTGGACCGGGTGTTCTTCGGCAACAGCGGTACGGAGGCGGTGGAGACCGCGCTGAAGTTCGCGCGGTTCGTCACCGGCAAGCCGCGCATCCTGTACTGCGACCACGCCTTCCACGGGCTGACCACCGGCTCGCTGTCGGTCAACGGCGAGTCCGGGTTCCGGGACGGCTTCGCCCCGCTGCTGCCCGACACGGCCGTACCGCTCGGCGATCTCGACGCCCTGGCAAGGGAGTTGAAGAAGGGCGACGTGGCCGCCCTGATCGTCGAGCCGATCCAGGGCAAGGGCGTGCACGAGGCCCCGCCGGGCTATCTGCGGGCCGCCCAGGAGCTGCTGCACCAGCACAAGGCACTGCTCATCGCCGACGAGGTGCAGACGGGGCTCGGCCGGACCGGCGACTTCTACGCCTATCAGCACGAGGACGGTGTCGAGCCGGACCTGGTGTGCGTGGCCAAGGCGCTCTCCGGCGGATATGTGCCGGTGGGCGCCACCCTCGGCAAGGACTGGATCTTCAAGAAGGTGTACTCGTCCATGGACCGCGTGCTGGTCCACTCGGCGAGCTTCGGGTCCAACGCACAGGCCATGGCCGCCGGGCTCGCCGTGCTGTCCGTCATCGAGGACGAGCAGATCGTCGCGAATGCGCGGGCGACCGGGGAGCAGCTGAGGTCCCGGCTCGCGGCACTGACCGACAAGTACGAACTGCTCGCCGACGTCCGCGGGCGGGGCCTGATGATCGGCATCGAGTTCGGCAGGCCCGACTCGCTGAAGCTGCGGAGCCGCTGGACCATGCTGCAGGCCGCGCGCAAGGGCCTGTTCGCGCAGATGGTCGTCGTACCGCTGCTGCGGCGGCACCGGATCCTCACCCAGGTCTCCGGGGACCACCTGGAGGTGATCAAGCTGATCCCGCCGCTCATCATCGGCGAGCGCGAGGTGGACCGGTTCGTCGACGCCTTCACGGACGTGATGGATGATGCCCACAGCGGGGGCGGGCTGATGTGGGACTTCGGCAAGACCCTGATCAAGCAGGCGGTCGCCAACCGCTGA
- the dxs gene encoding 1-deoxy-D-xylulose-5-phosphate synthase: MTILESIRRPRDLKALSEAELGDLSDEIREFLVHAVARTGGHLGPNLGVVELSIALHRVFESPVDRIVWDTGHQSYVHKLLTGRQDFSKLRGKGGLSGYPSREESEHDIVENSHASTALGWADGLAKARDVQGEKGHVVAVIGDGALTGGMAWEALNNIAAAKDRPLIIVVNDNERSYAPTIGGLANHLATLRTTDSYERVLAWGKDVLLRTPLVGNTIYESLHGAKKGFKDAFAPQGMFEDLGLKYVGPIDGHDIGAVESALRRAKRFHGPVLIHCLTEKGRGYEPALAHEEDHFHTVGVMDPLTCEPLAPSNGPSWTSVFGDEIVRIGEEREDVVAITAAMLHPVGLGKFAERFPDRVWDVGIAEQHAAVSAAGLATGGLHPVVAVYATFLNRAFDQLLMDVALHGCGVTFVLDRAGVTGADGASHNGMWDMSILQVVPGLRIAAPRDADQLRAQLREAVAVDDAPTLVRFPKESVGPSIPAVDRVGGLDVLHRDAGEPEVLLVAVGVMAPVCLQAAELLQARGINCTVVDPRWVKPVDPALAPLAAEHRLVAVVEDNSRSSGVGSAVALALGDAEVDVPVRRFGIPEQFLAHAKRGEVLADIGLTPVEVAGRISASLALKEAEGGHGRRTGSDRSGVGGDDGRAVVPVKKKAAKGKAVKEKAE, translated from the coding sequence GTGACGATTCTGGAGAGCATCCGGCGACCACGTGACCTGAAGGCGCTGTCCGAGGCGGAACTCGGTGACCTGTCCGACGAGATCAGGGAGTTCCTGGTGCACGCGGTCGCCAGGACCGGTGGACATCTCGGGCCCAATCTGGGGGTGGTGGAACTCTCCATCGCGCTCCACCGGGTCTTCGAGTCGCCGGTCGACCGCATCGTCTGGGACACCGGTCACCAGAGCTACGTACACAAGCTTTTGACGGGTCGTCAGGACTTTTCCAAGCTGCGCGGCAAGGGGGGCCTGTCCGGCTACCCGTCACGCGAGGAGTCCGAGCACGACATCGTCGAGAACAGCCACGCCTCCACCGCGCTCGGCTGGGCCGACGGCCTCGCCAAGGCGCGCGATGTGCAGGGTGAGAAGGGGCACGTCGTCGCGGTGATCGGCGACGGGGCGCTGACCGGCGGCATGGCCTGGGAGGCGCTCAACAACATCGCGGCCGCCAAGGACCGGCCCCTGATCATAGTCGTCAACGACAACGAGCGCTCGTACGCGCCCACCATCGGAGGCCTTGCCAACCACCTGGCCACCCTGCGCACGACCGACAGCTACGAGAGGGTCCTGGCCTGGGGCAAGGACGTACTGCTGCGGACACCGCTGGTGGGCAACACGATCTACGAGTCGCTGCACGGCGCGAAGAAGGGCTTCAAGGACGCCTTCGCGCCGCAGGGCATGTTCGAGGACCTGGGTCTGAAGTACGTCGGCCCGATCGACGGGCATGACATCGGCGCCGTCGAGTCCGCGCTGCGGCGGGCCAAGCGCTTCCACGGGCCCGTGCTGATCCACTGCCTCACGGAGAAGGGGCGCGGCTACGAACCCGCCCTCGCCCACGAGGAGGACCACTTCCACACCGTCGGGGTGATGGACCCGCTGACCTGCGAGCCGCTCGCGCCGTCCAACGGACCGTCCTGGACGTCGGTGTTCGGCGACGAGATCGTGCGGATCGGCGAGGAGCGCGAGGACGTCGTGGCGATCACGGCGGCCATGCTGCATCCCGTCGGGCTCGGCAAGTTCGCGGAGCGGTTCCCGGACCGGGTCTGGGACGTCGGGATCGCCGAGCAGCACGCGGCCGTGTCGGCGGCGGGGCTCGCGACGGGCGGGCTGCACCCGGTCGTCGCCGTCTACGCGACCTTCCTGAACCGTGCCTTCGACCAGCTGCTGATGGACGTCGCGCTGCACGGGTGCGGGGTGACCTTCGTACTGGACCGGGCCGGCGTCACGGGCGCCGACGGGGCGTCCCACAACGGCATGTGGGACATGTCGATCCTCCAGGTCGTGCCGGGGCTGCGGATCGCCGCACCGCGCGACGCCGACCAGCTGCGGGCACAGCTGCGGGAGGCGGTGGCCGTCGACGACGCGCCCACGCTGGTGCGGTTCCCCAAGGAGTCGGTCGGACCGTCGATCCCGGCGGTCGACCGGGTGGGCGGTCTGGACGTGCTGCACCGGGACGCGGGCGAGCCGGAGGTCCTCCTGGTCGCCGTCGGAGTGATGGCGCCGGTGTGCCTCCAGGCCGCCGAACTGCTCCAGGCACGCGGCATCAACTGCACCGTCGTCGACCCGCGTTGGGTCAAGCCGGTCGACCCCGCTCTCGCACCGCTCGCCGCCGAGCACCGGTTGGTGGCCGTGGTCGAGGACAACAGCCGCTCGTCCGGAGTCGGCTCCGCCGTGGCGCTCGCGCTGGGCGACGCCGAAGTCGACGTGCCGGTAAGGCGGTTCGGCATCCCGGAGCAGTTCCTCGCGCACGCCAAGCGGGGCGAGGTGCTCGCCGACATCGGGCTCACGCCCGTGGAGGTCGCCGGACGGATCAGCGCGAGCCTCGCCCTCAAGGAGGCCGAGGGCGGCCACGGCCGGCGTACCGGCAGCGATCGGAGTGGTGTCGGCGGTGATGACGGTCGTGCCGTCGTACCGGTCAAGAAGAAGGCAGCCAAGGGGAAAGCAGTCAAGGAGAAAGCCGAATGA
- the ispG gene encoding flavodoxin-dependent (E)-4-hydroxy-3-methylbut-2-enyl-diphosphate synthase translates to MTAISLGVPEVPVRPIAERRVSRQIQVGPVAVGGGAPVSVQSMTTTRTSDIGGTLQQIAELTASGCQIVRVACPTQDDADALATIARKSQIPVIADIHFQPKYVFAAIEAGCAAVRVNPGNIKQFDDKVKEIARAAKDHGTPIRIGVNAGSLDRRLLQKYGKATPEALVESALWEASLFEEHDFRDIKISVKHNDPVVMVEAYRQLAARSDYPLHLGVTEAGPAFQGTIKSAVAFGALLSQGIGDTIRVSLSAPPVEEVKVGIQILESLNLRQRGLEIVSCPSCGRAQVDVYKLADEVTAGLEGMEVPLRVAVMGCVVNGPGEAREADLGVASGNGKGQIFVKGEVIKTVPESRIVETLIEEAMKIAEQMERDGDATGASIVTGKPEVTVS, encoded by the coding sequence ATGACCGCCATCTCCTTGGGCGTCCCCGAGGTACCGGTCCGGCCGATCGCCGAGCGGCGTGTGTCGCGGCAGATCCAGGTCGGTCCGGTGGCGGTCGGGGGCGGTGCCCCGGTGTCGGTGCAGTCGATGACGACGACGCGTACGTCGGACATCGGGGGCACTCTCCAGCAGATCGCGGAGCTCACGGCCTCCGGCTGCCAGATCGTGCGCGTGGCGTGTCCGACGCAGGACGACGCGGACGCGCTCGCCACGATCGCCCGCAAGTCCCAGATCCCGGTGATCGCGGACATCCACTTCCAGCCGAAGTACGTGTTCGCGGCCATCGAGGCCGGCTGTGCGGCCGTACGCGTCAATCCCGGCAACATCAAGCAGTTCGACGACAAGGTCAAGGAGATCGCGCGGGCGGCCAAGGACCACGGCACGCCGATCCGCATCGGCGTCAACGCAGGGTCGCTCGACAGGCGGCTTCTGCAGAAGTACGGCAAGGCGACGCCGGAGGCCCTGGTCGAGTCGGCGCTGTGGGAGGCGTCGCTCTTCGAGGAGCACGACTTCCGGGACATCAAGATCTCGGTCAAGCACAACGACCCGGTCGTGATGGTCGAGGCGTACCGGCAGCTCGCCGCGCGGTCCGACTATCCGCTGCACCTCGGCGTGACGGAGGCGGGCCCGGCGTTCCAGGGCACGATCAAGTCGGCCGTGGCCTTCGGGGCGCTGCTGTCCCAGGGCATCGGCGACACCATTCGCGTGTCCCTCTCGGCCCCGCCGGTCGAGGAGGTCAAGGTGGGCATCCAGATCCTGGAGTCCCTGAACCTCAGGCAGCGCGGCCTGGAGATCGTGTCCTGCCCGTCGTGCGGGCGTGCGCAGGTCGACGTCTACAAGCTGGCCGACGAGGTCACGGCTGGCCTGGAGGGCATGGAAGTGCCGTTGCGGGTCGCCGTCATGGGGTGTGTGGTGAACGGCCCCGGCGAGGCGCGGGAGGCGGACCTGGGGGTCGCCTCCGGCAACGGCAAGGGCCAGATCTTCGTCAAGGGCGAGGTCATCAAGACCGTCCCCGAGTCCAGGATCGTAGAGACCTTGATCGAAGAGGCGATGAAGATCGCCGAGCAGATGGAGCGGGACGGGGACGCCACGGGCGCCTCCATCGTCACGGGGAAACCAGAAGTGACTGTGAGCTGA
- the hpnH gene encoding adenosyl-hopene transferase HpnH: MAMPLRQSIKVATYLAEQKLRRRDKFPLIVELEPLFACNLKCEGCGKIQHPAGVLKQRMPVAQAVGAVLESGAPMVSIAGGEPLMHPQIDEIVRQLVAKRKYVFLCTNALLMRKKMDKFKPSPYFAFAVHIDGLRERHDESVAKEGVFDEAVEAIKEAKRRGFRVTTNSTFFNTDTPQTIIEVLNFLNDDLKVDEMMISPAYAYEKAPDQEHFLGVEQTRELFKKAFAGGNRRKWRLNHSPLFLDFLEGKVDFPCTAWAIPNYSLFGWQRPCYLMSDGYVPTYRELIEETDWDKYGRGKDPRCANCMAHCGYEPTAVLATMGSLKESLRAMRETVSGNRE, from the coding sequence ATGGCCATGCCGCTGCGTCAGTCCATCAAGGTCGCTACTTACTTGGCCGAACAAAAGCTCCGTCGGCGGGACAAGTTCCCGCTGATCGTCGAGCTGGAACCGCTCTTCGCCTGCAACCTCAAGTGCGAGGGCTGCGGCAAGATCCAGCACCCGGCCGGAGTGCTCAAGCAGCGCATGCCGGTGGCCCAGGCCGTGGGGGCCGTGCTCGAATCCGGTGCGCCGATGGTGTCCATCGCCGGCGGTGAGCCGCTGATGCATCCGCAGATCGACGAGATCGTGCGGCAGCTGGTGGCCAAGCGGAAGTACGTCTTCCTGTGCACCAACGCCCTGCTGATGCGCAAGAAGATGGACAAGTTCAAGCCCTCGCCCTATTTCGCCTTCGCCGTGCACATCGACGGCCTGCGCGAGCGCCACGACGAGTCCGTGGCCAAGGAGGGCGTCTTCGACGAGGCCGTGGAGGCGATCAAGGAGGCCAAGCGACGCGGCTTCCGGGTCACCACCAACTCGACCTTCTTCAACACCGACACCCCGCAGACCATCATCGAGGTGCTCAACTTCCTCAACGACGACCTCAAGGTCGACGAGATGATGATCTCGCCCGCCTACGCCTACGAGAAGGCCCCCGACCAGGAGCACTTCCTCGGCGTCGAGCAGACCCGCGAGCTGTTCAAGAAGGCCTTCGCGGGCGGCAACCGCAGGAAGTGGCGGCTCAACCACTCGCCGCTGTTCCTCGACTTCCTCGAGGGCAAGGTCGACTTCCCGTGCACCGCGTGGGCGATCCCGAACTACTCCCTGTTCGGCTGGCAGCGCCCCTGCTACCTGATGAGCGACGGCTACGTCCCGACGTACCGCGAGCTGATCGAGGAAACCGACTGGGACAAGTACGGCCGCGGCAAGGACCCGCGCTGCGCCAACTGCATGGCGCACTGCGGCTACGAGCCCACCGCCGTCCTCGCCACCATGGGCTCGCTCAAGGAGTCGCTGCGCGCCATGCGCGAGACGGTCTCCGGAAACCGGGAGTGA
- a CDS encoding phosphorylase family protein — protein MTPQPAPAPLLIACALGIEQFALRTSDRGGGGGPVTVLRTGMGPRAAERSVTRILADPALSGAAVLATGFCAGLAPGMHPGDLVVAGETRDPGGTIPCVGTDLLVKELARTIPGRTVHTGPLTGSDHIIRGQERSDLLSTGAIAVDMESAATLLSAVRAGERPVAAVRVVVDAPEHELVRIGTLRGGISAFRVLRSVLPAFFEWHRSLLLPRR, from the coding sequence ATGACCCCACAGCCCGCCCCGGCCCCGCTGCTGATCGCCTGCGCGCTCGGCATCGAGCAGTTCGCCCTGCGCACGAGCGACCGCGGCGGTGGCGGCGGGCCCGTCACCGTGCTGCGGACCGGCATGGGACCCCGGGCGGCCGAGCGCTCCGTGACCAGGATCCTGGCCGATCCGGCCCTCAGCGGTGCCGCCGTGCTCGCCACGGGGTTCTGCGCGGGGCTCGCCCCCGGTATGCACCCCGGCGACCTGGTCGTCGCCGGGGAGACCCGGGATCCGGGGGGAACCATTCCGTGCGTCGGAACCGACCTACTCGTCAAAGAGCTCGCGCGGACCATTCCGGGCCGCACCGTCCACACCGGACCCCTCACCGGCTCCGATCACATCATCCGTGGTCAGGAGCGGTCCGATCTGCTCTCGACCGGCGCAATCGCGGTCGACATGGAATCGGCGGCCACGCTCCTGAGTGCCGTGCGCGCGGGCGAGCGCCCGGTTGCGGCCGTCCGGGTGGTCGTGGACGCTCCAGAACATGAACTCGTCCGGATCGGCACGTTGCGCGGTGGAATATCAGCTTTCCGCGTCCTTCGTTCCGTTCTACCCGCATTCTTTGAATGGCACCGTTCTTTGCTGCTCCCCAGGAGGTGA